In Dyadobacter sp. NIV53, a single window of DNA contains:
- a CDS encoding PE-PGRS family protein encodes MIINKTGIAQVRFSLFLLISCFISACSDPDPKPASGRSDQFEVTPEKFAIQPGIIDEASGLLESANLNGYLWTMQDSGQPNSLYLISKDGKNIKEFNIPGSRNHDWEDIASGPGPASGVNYLYIGEIGNNNPPMTETNVIYRIPEIGDINGSFTADRLEKITYRYPDGPRDAETLLLDPDTRDIFIISKESDQTGIYRLAYPQSTSETITAEKMGTIPSIVTVTSGNIAVDGKEVVLRTYISVFYWTRKEGETVSQTLSKSANKQLTVALEPQGEGICFDRQLHGFYTISEKGNASSVTLNYYKRK; translated from the coding sequence ATGATTATAAATAAAACCGGTATTGCACAAGTAAGATTTTCCCTGTTCCTGTTAATATCTTGTTTTATATCGGCTTGTAGTGACCCTGATCCGAAACCTGCTTCCGGGAGATCAGATCAGTTTGAGGTTACACCGGAAAAATTTGCAATTCAACCCGGCATAATAGATGAGGCTTCCGGATTATTAGAAAGTGCCAATTTAAATGGTTATTTATGGACAATGCAGGATTCCGGCCAGCCAAATTCATTATACCTGATAAGTAAAGATGGTAAGAATATAAAAGAATTTAACATTCCCGGCTCCCGGAACCACGACTGGGAAGATATTGCAAGCGGGCCTGGCCCTGCTTCGGGAGTTAATTATTTATATATCGGTGAAATTGGAAATAACAATCCGCCTATGACCGAAACGAATGTTATTTACCGGATACCTGAGATCGGTGATATTAACGGCTCTTTCACAGCTGACCGGCTCGAAAAGATAACATACCGATATCCTGATGGTCCGCGTGACGCTGAAACCTTATTATTGGATCCTGATACCAGGGACATATTTATCATTTCAAAAGAATCGGATCAAACCGGGATTTATCGTTTGGCTTATCCTCAGTCTACTTCTGAAACTATTACGGCTGAAAAAATGGGCACCATTCCATCTATTGTTACTGTCACAAGCGGAAATATTGCTGTTGATGGAAAAGAAGTTGTTCTCCGTACATATATCAGCGTATTTTACTGGACCAGAAAAGAGGGTGAAACTGTAAGTCAAACATTGTCTAAAAGTGCTAATAAACAACTAACAGTAGCCTTGGAACCTCAGGGTGAAGGGATTTGTTTTGACCGGCAACTTCATGGGTTTTATACAATCAGCGAAAAGGGGAATGCTTCGAGTGTAACATTAAATTATTATAAGAGAAAATAA
- a CDS encoding response regulator, producing the protein MTAPLAFCQENKSSLSLPEARLGVLDLRNTNFYTADIPVKGQWKFFWNTLKEPSENIEYFEYAELPRLWKDTVWKNKKIPSQGIASYEVKILLPKVKEHLALKIPDAYSSYNLYVNNKLFATNGKPGETKETTIPYWSTQVIPLLETSDTLNLLLQIANFHHYKGGVNRNIEIGLFSNLKRESDIDHASDYFLTGSIFMGGLFFLGLYLFGRHDKSILYFALFCLCYSYRIGGAGQYSLHDVFPYLSWNFTLHCEYLSLYLAVAMFALYTRSLYPEDAPQKIMSIMTGICFGFITITIISPPVLFTRLINYFIIIVLVYVVFATYIYWIAVRNKRIGSKYALLSTAAIFIIIISDTLEYYHITTPDKEILFFGYLGFFFCQSLILSFKFATTLKKAKEEAEIGLKVKSEFLSTMSHEIRTPLNSVIGMTHLMMKETPRPDQRQNLDVMLFSANNLLTIVNDVLDFSTIEEGKIVFTIGPMDISMIARNILLGYKATTSNPGINFILDLDKTLPSKLSGDSARTTQIIDNLVHNACKFTASGFIRLAINEESRNEKEITLKISVEDTGIGIPADKQKMIFERFTQADSSFSRGFSGTGLGLAISKRILEVQGIELLLKSEENKGSVFYFTQTFQIIQEELKLPQTLNLPLSGVQILIVEDNPMNVLVLKKFLRRWGAESEVAENGEEAVNKLDPSKHQIILMDLHMPVMDGYEATKVLRSRGETVPIIALTASVALDVEKDIYGIGINAIIFKPFIPDNLLQTISNHVFAAPSVQ; encoded by the coding sequence ATGACCGCTCCTTTGGCGTTTTGTCAGGAAAATAAATCGTCGTTATCATTGCCTGAGGCACGGCTGGGAGTTCTGGATTTGAGAAACACAAATTTTTATACCGCCGACATTCCGGTTAAAGGGCAATGGAAGTTTTTTTGGAATACCTTAAAGGAACCTTCTGAAAATATCGAATACTTTGAATATGCAGAATTACCACGACTTTGGAAGGATACAGTATGGAAAAACAAGAAAATTCCGTCGCAAGGCATTGCCAGTTATGAAGTAAAGATTCTGCTTCCTAAAGTAAAAGAACATTTGGCGCTTAAAATCCCGGACGCATACTCTTCATACAATTTGTATGTGAACAATAAACTTTTTGCCACAAACGGAAAGCCCGGCGAAACCAAAGAAACAACAATTCCATACTGGTCTACCCAGGTAATTCCACTTCTGGAAACCAGCGATACGCTAAATTTGCTTTTACAGATAGCTAATTTTCATCATTATAAAGGTGGGGTAAACAGAAATATAGAAATAGGCCTTTTTAGTAATCTTAAAAGGGAAAGTGATATCGATCATGCTTCGGATTATTTCCTGACGGGTTCTATTTTTATGGGCGGTCTTTTCTTTCTCGGATTGTACCTTTTTGGCAGGCACGACAAATCCATTTTGTATTTTGCGCTCTTTTGCTTGTGTTACAGTTACCGGATTGGAGGAGCGGGACAATATTCACTTCACGATGTCTTTCCTTATTTAAGCTGGAATTTCACTTTGCACTGCGAATATCTGTCATTGTACCTGGCTGTGGCCATGTTCGCTTTATATACCAGATCACTGTATCCGGAAGATGCGCCTCAAAAAATCATGAGTATTATGACAGGAATCTGTTTTGGGTTTATAACCATTACGATTATTTCCCCACCTGTTTTATTTACCAGGCTGATTAATTATTTTATTATAATCGTGCTGGTTTACGTTGTTTTTGCGACTTACATATACTGGATTGCCGTAAGAAACAAGAGAATTGGTTCCAAGTATGCATTGCTCAGTACAGCAGCAATTTTCATTATTATCATTTCCGATACGCTCGAATATTATCACATTACTACACCTGACAAAGAAATTTTATTTTTTGGTTACCTGGGTTTTTTCTTTTGTCAGTCCTTGATTCTATCATTCAAATTTGCAACGACCCTAAAAAAAGCCAAAGAGGAGGCTGAAATTGGGCTGAAGGTCAAAAGTGAATTTCTCAGTACAATGAGCCATGAAATTAGAACACCACTGAATTCGGTCATTGGCATGACGCACCTGATGATGAAAGAAACACCGCGGCCGGATCAGCGACAAAATCTGGACGTTATGCTGTTTTCAGCAAACAATTTGCTTACGATTGTCAACGATGTTTTAGATTTCAGCACCATTGAAGAAGGAAAGATTGTTTTCACAATCGGCCCAATGGATATATCGATGATCGCACGAAATATCCTTTTAGGTTACAAAGCAACAACTTCTAACCCGGGCATTAATTTTATACTAGATTTAGATAAAACCCTTCCTTCAAAATTATCAGGAGACAGTGCAAGAACCACCCAAATTATTGACAATCTTGTACATAATGCCTGCAAATTTACTGCATCCGGATTTATCAGATTAGCGATCAACGAGGAATCAAGAAATGAAAAAGAGATAACGTTAAAAATTTCAGTTGAAGATACGGGCATTGGAATCCCTGCCGATAAACAAAAAATGATTTTTGAGCGCTTTACCCAGGCTGATTCTTCCTTTTCACGTGGATTTAGCGGAACTGGCTTGGGCTTAGCTATCAGCAAACGGATCCTTGAAGTGCAGGGAATAGAGCTTTTACTAAAAAGTGAAGAAAATAAAGGCTCCGTTTTTTATTTTACTCAAACATTTCAAATTATCCAGGAAGAACTAAAATTACCCCAAACGTTAAATCTTCCTTTATCCGGAGTCCAAATTTTAATTGTTGAAGATAATCCAATGAATGTATTGGTTCTCAAAAAGTTTTTACGGCGATGGGGAGCCGAATCGGAAGTTGCGGAAAATGGAGAGGAGGCCGTTAATAAACTGGATCCATCCAAACACCAGATTATTTTAATGGACTTGCACATGCCTGTAATGGATGGTTATGAGGCTACCAAAGTATTAAGAAGCCGTGGCGAAACAGTACCAATTATTGCGCTTACAGCCAGTGTTGCGCTGGATGTTGAGAAGGATATTTATGGAATAGGTATCAATGCAATTATATTCAAACCTTTTATTCCTGATAACCTGCTTCAAACCATTTCCAATCACGTTTTCGCTGCACCGTCGGTACAATGA